The Onychomys torridus chromosome 4, mOncTor1.1, whole genome shotgun sequence genome includes a window with the following:
- the LOC118582653 gene encoding olfactory receptor 4F15-like yields the protein MPMERVNQSVVSEFVFLGLTNSWSIQLLLFVFSSMFYVASMMGNCLIMFTVASDPHLHSPMYFLLANLSFIDLGVSSVTSPKMIYDLFRKHKVISFRGCVTQIFFIHVIGGVEMVLLIAMVFDRYVAICQPLHYLTIMSPRMCILLIVAASVGGLMHSLVQLAFVVDLPFCGPNVLDSFYCDLPRFIKLACIDTYQLEFMATANSGFISVGSFIILIISYIVIIITVLKHSSSGSSKALSTLSAHISVVVLFFGPLIFFYTWPSPSTNLDKFLFIFDAVVTPFLNPVIYTFRNKEMKVAMKRVYRQLVSYRKTA from the coding sequence CTTTGTGTTCTCCTCTATGTTTTATGTGGCAAGCATGATGGGAAACTGCCTCATCATGTTCACTGTGGCTTCTGACCCTCACCTACACTCTCCCATGTACTTTCTATTGGCTAACCTCTCCTTTATTGATTTGGGTGTTTCTTCTGTCACTTCCCCCAAGATGATTTATGACTTATTCAGAAAACACAAAGTCATCTCCTTTAGAGGTTGTGTCACTCAAATCTTCTTCATCCATGTCATTGGTGGTGTGGAGATGGTGCTGCTCATAGCCATGGTCTTTGACAGGTATGTGGCCATATGTCAGCCTCTCCATTACTTGACCATTATGAGCCCAAGGATGTGCATCTTGTTAATAGTGGCTGCCTCGGTGGGTGGCCTTATGCATTCTCTGGTTCAACTGGCTTTTGTAGTAGATTTACCTTTCTGTGGACCAAATGTATTGGATAGCTTCTACTGTGACCTTCCTCGGTTTATCAAACTTGCCTGTATAGACACTTACCAACTGGAATTCATGGCCACAGCCAATAGTGGGTTCATCTCTGTGGGCTCCTTCATCATACTTATCATTTCTTATATTGTCATCATAATCACTGTACTAAAACACTCTTCGAGTGGTTCCTCCAAAGCCCTGTCCACACTTTCAGCTCATATATCTGTGGTGGTCTTATTCTTTGGTCCTTTGATTTTCTTCTATACTTGGCCTTCTCCTTCTACAAACCTGGataaatttctgtttatttttgatgCAGTTGTTACTCCTTTTCTGAATCCTGTGATCTATACATTcaggaataaagaaatgaaggttGCAATGAAGAGAGTATACAGACAGCTGGTTAGTTACAGGAAAACTGCTTAA